From the genome of Papaver somniferum cultivar HN1 chromosome 2, ASM357369v1, whole genome shotgun sequence, one region includes:
- the LOC113353975 gene encoding serine decarboxylase 1-like has product MVRSAEINGEIESLPKAFVPVVLAENEGRGKEKVGDIYRAQSILPYAVREHSADDEITGEREAYTASILEMYESFLGRRIRHHLGYPTHVYVNYGALSNLQNFCINNCGNPFTEGIFGTHSRQFEVGVLDWFARIWGIAMDEYWGYVTTGGTEGNFHGILVGRELFPDGILYTSDDSHYSVFRAAQMYRMNFVKVNSLISGEIDCADFKAKLLRNMNKPAIVNVNIGTTFKGGIDNLDSVMETLKTTGFSEDRFYIHCDGALFGLMMPFVKRAPKISFEKPIGSVCISGHKFLGCPMPCGVQITRIGHIRAISRNIDYIGCHQDATLMGSRNGHAPIFLWYALNQKGYPGLQKEVQMCLKNAQYLKDRLRASGISAMLNEFSNIVVFEKPQNEEFVRYWQLAVQGDLAHIVVMPNITVAQLNDFLRDLAEKRAIWLREGKHQTLCVSANVGKENCVCPRHK; this is encoded by the exons ATGGTTCGCAGCGCTGAAATCAATGGAGAAATTGAATCTTTACCAAAGGCTTTTGTTCCAGTTGTGTTGGCTGAAAATGAAGGAAGAGGTAAAGAAAAGGTTGGAGATATTTATCGTGCACAGAGTATATTGCCTTATGCTGTCAGAGAGCATAGCGCAGATGATGAGATAACTGGAGAACGAGAAGCCTATACGGCTAGTATACTAGAGATGTATGAAAGTTTTCTAGGTAGAag GATCAGACATCACTTAG GTTATCCTACACATGTATATGTCAATTATGGtgctctttcaaacctgcaaaattTCTGCATCAACAATTGTGGTAATCCCTTTACCGAGGGCATCTTTGGTACCCATTCCAGACAGTTTGAAGTTGGCGTTTTAGATTGGTTTGCTCGAATATGGGGAATTGCAATGGATGAATATTGGGGTTACGTTACAACCGGTGGTACAGAAGGGAATTTTCACGGTATCCTTGTAGG GAGGGAGCTTTTCCCAGATGGAATTCTATACACCTCAGATGATTCACACTATTCTGTCTTTAGAGCTGCACAAATGTACAGAATGAACTTTGTAAAAGTTAATTCTTTGATTTCTGGGGAAATAGATTGCGCAGATTTCAAAGCCAAACTGCTCCGTAACATGAATAAACCAGCTATTGTGAACGTAAATATAG GAACCACTTTTAAAGGAGGTATTGACAATCTCGACAGTGTTATGGAAACCCTTAAAACAACAGGTTTCTCCGAAGACAGGTTTTACATTCATTGCGATGgggctctatttggtcttatgatGCCTTTCGTCAAACGT GCTCCAAAGATCTCGTTTGAAAAGCCAATTGGGAGTGTGTGTATTTCTGGCCACAAGTTTCTTGGATGTCCAATGCCTTGTGGTGTTCAGATAACAAGAATAGGACACATCAGAGCCATATCTAGGAATATTGATTACATAGGATGTCACCAAGATGCCACGTTAATGGGCAGCCGCAACGGTCATGCTCCGATCTTCCTCTGGTATGCACTCAACCAAAAAGGCTACCCGGGGTTACAAAAGGAAGTTCAAATGTGTCTTAAGAACGCCCAGTATTTGAAAGACCGTCTCCGCGCCTCCGGAATATCTGCCATGCTTAACGAATTTAGTAATATTGTTGTATTTGAAAAGCCACAAAATGAAGAGTTTGTTCGTTATTGGCAGCTTGCCGTTCAAGGCGATCTTGCTCATATTGTTGTAATGCCAAATATCACTGTTGCTCAGTTAAATGATTTCTTACGCGATTTGGCTGAGAAACGTGCTATCTGGTTACGGGAGGGAAAGCATCAAACTCTTTGTGTTTCTGCTAATGTTGGGAAGGAAAATTGTGTGTGTCCTCGACACAAGTGA